In a genomic window of Piliocolobus tephrosceles isolate RC106 chromosome 1, ASM277652v3, whole genome shotgun sequence:
- the C1H1orf195 gene encoding LOW QUALITY PROTEIN: putative uncharacterized protein C1orf195 homolog (The sequence of the model RefSeq protein was modified relative to this genomic sequence to represent the inferred CDS: substituted 1 base at 1 genomic stop codon): protein MPSSTLSCKPFDLKQRSSRCGPKSTASASPRSWILSQNPKAXYSHEKTSGKPKFREVLQNTNQYSSKFSRS from the exons ATGCCATCATCCACTCTGTCCTGCAAACCTTTTGATCTAAAACAGCGGTCTTCCAGGTGTGGCCCCAAATCAACAGCATCAGCGTCACCCAggagctg GATTCTTTCCCAAAACCCAAAGGCCTAGTACAGTCACGAGAAGACATCAGGCAAACCCAAATTCAGGGAAGTTCTACAAAACACTAACCAGTACTCTTCAAAGTTCTCAAGGTcatga